The Calditerricola satsumensis genome includes a region encoding these proteins:
- the cobD gene encoding threonine-phosphate decarboxylase CobD → MLVQETARAGEEQERGVADESADALERYGHGGDWVTARQRFGWRDDGKVLDFSANLNPLGPPPSVKAVLADALRWVTRYPDPACRALRARLARRYGLDAEHVLVTSGGAEGIDLVVAAAAPRRVGVIAPSFGEYEEAARKRGIPVTVLIARPEDGFVPDPSAVVDGFREADLVFFGQPNNPTGHLYPPVWLRDVLEALWRRGAVTAVDEAFLDFVPDEDERTLLSHVADDRPLVVLRSFTKMFAIPGLRLGFVAGPRPLIARMAALQVPWSVGGLAQAVGEALVEEEAFVVETRRWLAQTRAKLAADLGGVPGVTVFPSAANYLLFRLDLPGATVRDLQEALGRKGILIRSGHTFRGLSAAWGRVAVRTEGENDVLVEAIRAWAAER, encoded by the coding sequence AGCGTGGGGTTGCGGACGAGTCGGCCGACGCCCTGGAGCGCTACGGCCACGGCGGGGATTGGGTGACGGCCCGACAGCGCTTCGGGTGGCGCGACGACGGGAAGGTGCTTGACTTTTCCGCCAATCTTAACCCCCTCGGGCCGCCGCCATCGGTGAAGGCGGTTCTCGCTGACGCCCTCCGGTGGGTGACGCGCTATCCCGATCCGGCCTGCCGCGCGTTGCGCGCACGCCTGGCCCGGCGGTATGGCCTGGATGCGGAGCACGTCCTCGTGACCAGCGGCGGCGCCGAGGGGATCGACCTCGTCGTGGCAGCCGCCGCCCCCCGCCGGGTGGGCGTCATCGCCCCGTCGTTCGGGGAATACGAAGAAGCGGCCCGCAAGCGGGGCATTCCCGTGACGGTCCTCATCGCCCGGCCCGAGGACGGCTTTGTGCCCGACCCCTCCGCGGTGGTGGACGGATTCCGGGAGGCGGACCTGGTCTTTTTCGGCCAGCCGAACAATCCGACGGGCCATCTCTACCCGCCGGTCTGGCTGCGCGACGTGCTGGAAGCCCTCTGGCGGCGCGGGGCGGTGACGGCGGTGGACGAAGCGTTCCTCGATTTTGTGCCCGACGAGGACGAGCGGACGCTCCTTTCCCATGTGGCCGACGACCGGCCCCTCGTCGTCCTGCGCTCGTTTACCAAGATGTTCGCCATTCCGGGGCTGCGCCTGGGGTTTGTCGCCGGGCCGCGGCCGCTCATTGCACGCATGGCGGCGCTGCAGGTGCCGTGGAGCGTCGGCGGCCTGGCCCAGGCCGTCGGCGAAGCGCTGGTGGAGGAAGAGGCCTTTGTCGTCGAAACGCGCCGGTGGCTGGCGCAGACGCGGGCAAAGCTGGCCGCAGACCTGGGGGGCGTGCCCGGGGTGACGGTGTTCCCGAGCGCCGCCAATTACCTACTTTTTCGCCTCGACCTTCCCGGCGCGACGGTGCGCGACCTGCAGGAGGCCCTCGGCCGGAAGGGGATCCTGATCCGCTCGGGCCACACCTTTCGCGGGCTGTCAGCGGCCTGGGGGCGCGTCGCCGTGCGCACGGAAGGGGAGAACGACGTGCTGGTGGAGGCGATCCGGGCATGGGCGGCCGAGCGGTGA